In Paenibacillus sonchi, a single genomic region encodes these proteins:
- a CDS encoding response regulator — MKKLLIIDDEKMIRQGLQAMIEREYPSRYSIALAGNGAEALALYQQERRDIIITDIRMPVMDGITLLERLSAEAEPGSEGPAVVILSGYDDFEYAKSAIRYRVKDYLLKPIRREELFGVLEQISREWKEQESSSRRLAQEAEGYRRELRTARLRGLLMQEPVEPSLEQQQELEQLPVPFTVGVLNFYYNDGTRMKPGEVQGLIERMSGPLSGRFTEILTDWEGKLVLVGSGKEAFRELARQAAAKGLQELLLGIGGEVLNPAGFRTGYKEACRALQYTFLPPQASFIDYADLREGRLQFPAPEEELRKLLNMLGTEREKEIKSLLGAIFQLEHLQHLDLAYLEHVGRSINERVLDEVFRLHGEASVEVLKLYRTVGNLYNFRHFHDYYRTLEHLLITVNEYIIGIRSAHTEHTDMEEALAYIEANYARPLNMAMVSNYVSLNYSYFSEAFKAYTGESFVLYLKRVRIRHAKALLSENRIKLAGVSEAVGFENSKQFARVFKELEGISPGEYRAKLLLERDSGRMGDKEL; from the coding sequence ATGAAGAAGCTGCTGATTATAGATGATGAAAAGATGATCCGCCAGGGCTTGCAGGCCATGATTGAGCGGGAATACCCGTCCCGCTACAGCATCGCGCTCGCGGGGAATGGTGCAGAGGCGCTCGCGCTGTATCAGCAGGAACGCAGAGATATCATTATTACCGACATCCGCATGCCGGTGATGGATGGCATTACGCTGCTGGAGCGGCTGTCCGCAGAAGCGGAGCCCGGCAGTGAAGGGCCGGCGGTCGTGATCTTAAGCGGCTACGATGATTTTGAGTATGCCAAAAGCGCGATCCGCTACCGCGTTAAGGATTATCTGCTGAAGCCGATCCGGCGCGAGGAGCTGTTCGGGGTTCTGGAGCAGATCAGCCGGGAGTGGAAGGAGCAGGAGTCCAGCTCCCGGAGGCTTGCGCAGGAGGCTGAGGGCTACCGCCGGGAGCTGCGGACCGCCCGGCTGCGCGGTCTGCTGATGCAGGAGCCTGTGGAGCCGTCGCTGGAGCAGCAGCAGGAACTGGAACAGCTGCCGGTTCCTTTTACGGTTGGAGTGTTGAACTTCTATTATAACGACGGGACGCGGATGAAGCCGGGGGAAGTGCAAGGGCTGATTGAGCGGATGAGCGGACCGCTCTCCGGACGTTTTACTGAGATTCTGACGGACTGGGAAGGAAAGCTGGTCCTGGTCGGAAGCGGCAAGGAGGCATTCCGGGAGCTGGCCCGGCAGGCTGCGGCAAAGGGCCTGCAGGAGCTGCTTCTTGGCATCGGCGGCGAAGTCCTGAATCCGGCCGGTTTCCGTACCGGATACAAGGAAGCTTGCCGCGCACTGCAGTATACCTTTCTTCCGCCACAGGCCAGCTTCATAGACTATGCGGATCTGCGCGAAGGGCGGCTGCAGTTTCCGGCGCCGGAGGAGGAGCTGCGCAAGCTGCTGAACATGCTCGGGACCGAACGCGAGAAGGAAATCAAAAGCTTGCTGGGCGCTATTTTTCAGCTGGAGCATTTGCAGCATTTGGATTTGGCGTATCTTGAGCATGTGGGCCGGAGCATCAATGAACGGGTGCTGGACGAAGTTTTCCGCTTGCACGGGGAGGCTTCGGTAGAGGTGCTGAAGCTGTACCGCACAGTCGGCAATCTGTATAATTTCCGCCATTTTCACGACTATTACCGGACACTTGAGCATTTGCTCATTACGGTGAACGAATATATTATAGGAATTAGATCCGCTCACACCGAGCATACCGATATGGAGGAAGCGCTGGCCTATATTGAGGCGAATTATGCCCGTCCGCTGAATATGGCGATGGTCAGCAACTATGTGTCGCTTAATTATTCTTATTTCAGTGAGGCCTTCAAAGCCTACACCGGAGAGAGCTTTGTACTGTATCTCAAAAGAGTCCGCATCCGCCACGCCAAAGCGCTGCTCTCCGAGAACCGCATCAAGCTGGCCGGTGTCTCCGAAGCAGTCGGCTTCGAGAACAGCAAGCAGTTCGCCCGTGTATTCAAGGAGCTGGAAGGCATCTCCCCCGGCGAATACCGCGCCAAGCTGCTGCTGGAGCGTGACTCGGGACGAATGGGAGATAAGGAATTGTAA
- a CDS encoding MFS transporter produces MLKRSYYGLLSTISLSAFGDAFGLLAMEWLVYELTGSKLAMGALALSSGIPELALRLIGSPLSDRLPRVRFMACLAAVRLLAIALPLGMGLAGQLQLWHLFAAAGLSGACAALFMPTAMAVIPGVADSRKLVRAFAVIDGCKGAAALLGPALAGVITAASGALPALGINMLCYTAAIATLLCLPKLPKPDAAPGSFSLTAYMREIAEGFTFYKQFPAMFTIMLMASVSNLSSIAVWTMMVPYVREVLHRDAAAMGTLTTASALGTLVGLGVISLLGEITHRRLVMLGSLGTIGIITSIWGLVPSFPFALAAVFVSGALGPFFGSLSSSLHGRLVPGNLQGRVNSIRFLIGGSLTPLGAFAGGAIAEAYGISALFLAAGLLPAVFAGTALLLPGLRMLDGDLSMLEARHLPDSRPPAAAPAVLAKR; encoded by the coding sequence ATGCTGAAACGCAGCTATTATGGTTTGCTGTCCACGATTTCCCTGAGCGCCTTCGGAGATGCCTTTGGCCTGCTGGCGATGGAGTGGCTGGTCTACGAGCTGACCGGCTCCAAGCTGGCCATGGGCGCGCTGGCACTCAGCTCCGGTATCCCGGAGCTGGCGCTGCGCTTAATCGGCTCGCCGCTGTCGGACCGGCTGCCCCGCGTACGCTTCATGGCCTGCCTGGCCGCCGTCCGGCTGCTGGCCATTGCCCTGCCGCTGGGCATGGGCCTCGCCGGCCAGCTTCAGCTCTGGCATTTGTTCGCCGCAGCCGGGCTTAGCGGCGCCTGCGCCGCGCTGTTCATGCCCACGGCGATGGCCGTGATCCCCGGCGTCGCGGACAGCCGGAAGCTGGTGCGCGCCTTCGCCGTCATCGACGGCTGCAAGGGCGCGGCAGCGCTGCTCGGGCCTGCGCTGGCCGGTGTGATCACTGCGGCCAGCGGAGCGCTGCCGGCCCTCGGCATCAATATGCTGTGCTACACCGCCGCCATTGCCACGCTGCTGTGCCTGCCGAAGCTGCCCAAGCCGGATGCAGCTCCAGGCAGCTTCTCCCTCACCGCATATATGCGTGAAATTGCGGAAGGCTTCACCTTTTACAAGCAGTTCCCGGCAATGTTTACTATTATGCTCATGGCTTCGGTCAGCAATCTGAGCTCCATCGCCGTCTGGACGATGATGGTTCCCTATGTGCGCGAGGTGCTTCACCGCGATGCCGCAGCCATGGGCACGCTCACCACAGCTTCAGCACTGGGAACGCTGGTTGGGCTTGGCGTGATCTCCCTGCTGGGCGAGATTACACACAGGCGCCTGGTCATGCTCGGCAGTCTGGGCACCATCGGAATCATTACATCCATATGGGGGCTGGTCCCCAGCTTCCCCTTCGCGCTTGCCGCCGTATTTGTATCCGGTGCCCTGGGACCCTTCTTCGGATCGTTAAGCTCCTCCCTGCACGGGCGTCTGGTTCCCGGAAATCTCCAGGGACGGGTGAATTCCATCCGGTTTCTGATTGGCGGCAGCCTGACGCCCTTAGGCGCTTTTGCCGGAGGGGCCATTGCCGAGGCCTACGGCATCTCTGCCCTGTTTCTCGCCGCAGGACTGCTGCCGGCTGTATTTGCCGGAACCGCCCTGCTTCTCCCCGGCCTCCGGATGCTCGATGGCGACCTGTCAATGCTTGAAGCCAGACATTTGCCGGACAGCAGGCCGCCCGCCGCAGCTCCAGCCGTTTTAGCCAAAAGGTAA
- a CDS encoding ArsR/SmtB family transcription factor, whose translation MDYKIEVDFAPMYECFTSLTAFLGKQNHNALESGKLWVKEVQKRFTTAQLRNMQEFSRENADFTLNPYIWSCPGDRSVSGFLDWFDGLSPGELFEITARFGSTVPSNLTDMRSQASGVLREWNERYFRDINPAILDSLSREADFRRAGLNGTNALEVYEQATQGMRLHPSEQLKQIILIPQYHARPLVTSSLYDEFVFTSYACDALPPEEGRPAPSLLRLTRALSDETRLYILRLLAGKQLGFTEIVRQVGLSKSTIHYHLITLRSAGLVIVHTSGKSASYSLRLDALNNLPQQIADYMEK comes from the coding sequence ATGGATTATAAGATAGAAGTGGATTTTGCCCCTATGTATGAATGCTTCACCAGTTTAACTGCTTTCCTGGGCAAGCAGAATCATAACGCTCTGGAGTCCGGCAAGCTCTGGGTTAAGGAGGTTCAGAAGAGATTTACCACGGCCCAGCTTCGGAACATGCAGGAGTTCTCCAGGGAAAATGCCGATTTCACGCTCAACCCATACATTTGGAGCTGCCCTGGTGACCGTTCAGTATCCGGTTTCCTGGATTGGTTCGACGGCCTCTCTCCGGGAGAATTGTTCGAAATTACCGCACGCTTCGGATCAACGGTTCCGTCCAACCTCACCGATATGCGCAGCCAAGCCTCCGGGGTTCTGCGGGAATGGAATGAACGGTACTTCCGGGACATCAATCCTGCTATTTTAGACTCGCTGAGCCGGGAGGCAGACTTCAGACGGGCCGGATTGAACGGCACCAATGCTTTGGAGGTCTACGAACAGGCGACACAGGGAATGCGGCTGCATCCCAGCGAACAATTGAAGCAGATCATACTGATCCCGCAGTACCATGCCCGCCCGCTGGTCACCTCTTCGTTATATGATGAATTTGTGTTTACCAGCTATGCCTGTGACGCGCTGCCTCCGGAGGAGGGGCGGCCCGCTCCTTCGCTGCTGCGGCTAACCCGGGCGCTCTCGGACGAGACACGGCTTTACATTCTCCGTCTGCTGGCCGGGAAGCAGCTGGGGTTCACTGAAATCGTCCGGCAGGTTGGCCTGTCCAAAAGCACGATCCACTACCATCTCATCACGCTGCGCTCGGCTGGATTGGTCATTGTCCATACCAGCGGCAAAAGCGCGTCCTACAGCCTGCGCCTGGATGCCCTGAACAATCTGCCGCAGCAGATTGCAGATTATATGGAGAAGTGA
- a CDS encoding 5'-nucleotidase C-terminal domain-containing protein yields the protein MNIPSRRTKWWSAALSFVLITGMALPAARAASAAADNSAPVISQVYGGGGNSGAKYKNDFIELYNPTDTDIDLTGWKVRYASASGSFGDNAKFFTPLSGSIPAGGYFLIQEAAGTGGSDALPAPNLIAEGDAVIAMGGTNGKVELLDASGTRADLVGYGSAGEYEGTPGIEGSGPAPALSNTTAAVRKSSSLLPDGNRGLDTDRNLSDFAVQAPEPRSSGTDSTKAPAVSASIASGQTVPKGTKLSLSTTSVTASVYYSVYVDGSTSAVEDFALYKTPILLQDDTVLIKAYSAEEGKTDSGISQFSYTTKEAISGLTIPKIQGTVQSSTYAGQLVKDVAGIVTYTSGSTFYIQTATPDSDPRTSEAIMVYLPGNKVKAADSVLVDGWVKEYKESGYADATDLLTTEIAATQATVLSSNNPLPAPTVIGTGGRAIPATTISAGLDKELDPAKYALDFYESLEGMRVQLNTPKIIGPFDYEIPVTVNNGASTTEVSSPAGGLVLTGADFNPQRILIAAQPGTPVRTGQVFKGNITGVLGYDYGNFKVHPEGALPEVDKGTSIERETTPLKAGADKLTVASFNVENFSLKSGSTKIENIAKAIVTNLNTPDILGLLEVQDNDGDTNSGTVDAADSYKALIDAIKKQGGPTYAFTDIAPVNNMDGGAPGGNIRAGFIYNTERVQLAEGTKGDATTAVAYTKDGGLSLNPGRIDPTNPAFANSRKPLAAEFIFNNKKVMVIANHFNSKTGDSALYGGIQPPVLPSEAQRAEIATVVKGFVSDVLAKNPDANLVVLGDLNDFQFSNTLKILKGSALTNLIDTLPLGERYSYVYQGNSQTLDHMLVNNKLATRSALDIVHINADFDEKEGRVSDHDPLLTQIDFGTENFNLRVLHTNDTHGHLENITKRTSAISSERTGNTVLLDAGDVFSGTLYFTQFKGQADIEFMNNIGYDAMTFGNHEFDLNAKEPEVLKNFVTAAKFPFTSANIDFTTKGSELAELYHDAIGTLETDETKSTAKDGHIYPSVIKDVYGEKVGIFGLTTEDTVGLSSPGDQISFKDHVESAKKTVAMLEAQGINKIIAVTHLGYTVDQDLAKAVPGIDIIVGGHSHTKIDNPPAPIVNAGTGKNVLIVQTGEYSQFLGELNVTFDKDGEILAYNGKLLDVNLFGEDSTAKKLLAPYDAKLAIVRNTVVGYSDVDLYTNRMIDGKSVRVVRQEETPIGNMIADSIAEKVRELMPNFVSATDLASIKGVVAIQNGGGIRAAIDKGDITMGEVLTTLPFGNSLAALKVTGAEIISSLENSVSGLSSDQGRFAQVSGMKYTYDSTKKPEIVDSLTGQVTQAGERIVSVEIRQTDGSYLPIDPNAYYLLSTNSFMAGGGDFYRALAGAKADGRYYELGLPDFEVLLSYLKLHHAINSKVEGRITDLKGTTPGPTPTPSTTPTPTPTATPTPTPTSTSPSGGGGGTPATAAPTPTPGATASALAPPQVTTITAADLTSKLAALPGGTSELVIPLNASSGGAQVVLPGSVLMQQAASNPAAVLTFTVPGELPTHFHSVY from the coding sequence ATGAACATTCCCTCAAGGCGAACAAAATGGTGGTCGGCAGCGCTCTCATTTGTGCTGATTACCGGTATGGCCCTGCCTGCAGCCCGAGCGGCTTCAGCGGCAGCGGATAACAGCGCTCCCGTGATCTCCCAGGTGTACGGCGGCGGAGGCAACTCTGGAGCTAAATACAAAAATGACTTCATCGAGCTGTACAACCCTACGGATACAGATATTGATTTGACCGGCTGGAAAGTAAGGTACGCTTCCGCCTCAGGCTCTTTTGGTGATAACGCCAAATTCTTCACCCCGCTCAGCGGAAGTATTCCTGCTGGCGGATATTTTCTGATTCAGGAAGCCGCCGGCACCGGAGGCAGTGACGCTCTTCCGGCTCCCAATCTAATCGCCGAAGGCGATGCCGTTATTGCTATGGGAGGTACGAACGGCAAGGTCGAACTGCTCGATGCTTCCGGAACCCGGGCCGATCTGGTCGGCTACGGATCAGCCGGCGAATATGAAGGCACCCCGGGTATCGAAGGGTCGGGGCCGGCCCCGGCCCTCTCCAACACTACCGCAGCCGTACGCAAGTCCTCTTCCCTGCTCCCTGACGGCAACCGCGGACTGGATACGGACAGGAACCTGTCCGACTTTGCAGTACAGGCACCGGAACCCCGCAGCTCCGGTACGGACAGCACCAAGGCTCCGGCAGTCTCTGCTTCCATCGCCTCCGGGCAGACGGTGCCTAAGGGCACGAAGCTTTCCCTGAGCACAACCAGTGTAACGGCAAGCGTATATTATAGTGTGTACGTGGACGGCAGCACCAGTGCTGTGGAAGACTTTGCTTTGTACAAGACTCCGATTCTGCTCCAGGACGATACCGTACTGATTAAAGCTTATTCTGCGGAAGAAGGCAAAACGGACAGCGGCATCTCCCAATTCAGCTATACCACCAAGGAAGCCATCAGCGGACTGACGATCCCCAAGATTCAGGGCACCGTCCAATCCTCGACCTATGCAGGGCAGCTTGTGAAGGATGTGGCGGGGATTGTCACATACACGAGCGGCAGCACGTTCTACATTCAGACCGCAACGCCAGACAGCGATCCCCGGACCTCCGAGGCGATTATGGTCTACCTGCCGGGCAACAAGGTGAAAGCAGCCGATTCCGTTCTTGTGGATGGCTGGGTTAAGGAATATAAAGAAAGCGGATATGCAGATGCCACTGATCTGCTGACCACTGAAATTGCGGCGACTCAGGCAACCGTGTTGTCCAGCAATAACCCGCTCCCTGCACCCACGGTTATTGGAACGGGCGGGCGCGCAATTCCGGCCACTACGATTTCTGCAGGGCTGGACAAAGAGCTTGACCCGGCCAAATATGCGCTCGATTTCTATGAGAGTCTGGAGGGCATGCGCGTTCAGCTCAACACCCCGAAGATTATCGGGCCTTTCGATTATGAAATTCCGGTTACTGTGAACAACGGCGCCAGTACAACCGAAGTCTCTTCACCTGCGGGCGGTCTGGTACTCACTGGAGCAGACTTCAATCCCCAGCGTATTCTGATCGCCGCCCAGCCGGGCACGCCGGTTCGAACGGGACAGGTATTTAAAGGAAACATCACTGGTGTCCTCGGGTATGACTACGGCAATTTCAAGGTGCATCCGGAAGGCGCTCTGCCGGAGGTCGACAAAGGAACCTCTATCGAGCGGGAGACGACCCCTTTGAAAGCCGGAGCTGATAAATTGACGGTAGCTTCCTTTAACGTGGAAAACTTCTCTTTAAAAAGCGGTTCCACCAAAATCGAGAATATTGCCAAGGCCATCGTGACTAATCTGAACACACCGGATATCCTCGGCCTTCTGGAAGTTCAGGACAATGACGGTGATACTAACTCTGGAACCGTTGATGCCGCGGACAGCTATAAAGCGCTGATTGATGCCATTAAGAAACAGGGCGGTCCAACCTATGCTTTTACCGATATCGCTCCTGTGAATAATATGGACGGCGGTGCGCCGGGCGGGAATATCCGTGCCGGATTTATCTACAACACTGAACGCGTGCAGCTGGCGGAAGGCACTAAGGGTGATGCCACCACTGCGGTGGCCTATACCAAGGATGGCGGACTCAGCCTGAATCCTGGGCGCATTGATCCAACCAATCCCGCGTTCGCCAATTCCCGCAAACCGCTTGCAGCAGAATTTATTTTCAATAATAAAAAGGTAATGGTCATTGCCAACCACTTCAACTCCAAGACGGGAGACTCCGCACTTTACGGCGGCATCCAGCCTCCGGTTCTGCCAAGTGAAGCCCAGCGGGCGGAAATTGCTACAGTCGTGAAAGGTTTCGTTTCCGATGTGCTGGCCAAGAATCCCGACGCAAATCTTGTTGTGCTTGGCGATCTGAACGATTTCCAGTTCTCCAATACTTTGAAAATACTAAAAGGCAGCGCCCTGACCAACCTGATTGACACCCTGCCCTTGGGAGAGCGTTACTCCTACGTATACCAGGGCAATTCCCAGACGCTGGATCATATGCTGGTCAACAATAAGCTGGCGACAAGATCGGCACTGGACATTGTGCACATCAATGCCGACTTTGATGAGAAAGAAGGACGCGTGAGCGATCATGATCCGCTGCTGACGCAAATTGATTTTGGCACCGAAAATTTCAATCTGCGTGTCCTGCATACCAACGATACGCATGGCCACCTGGAGAATATCACCAAGCGGACCTCCGCCATCAGCAGTGAACGGACAGGCAACACGGTTCTGCTGGATGCAGGCGATGTTTTCTCCGGCACTCTGTATTTTACACAGTTCAAGGGGCAGGCTGACATCGAGTTCATGAACAACATCGGCTATGACGCGATGACGTTCGGCAACCATGAGTTCGATCTGAACGCCAAGGAGCCGGAGGTGCTGAAGAATTTTGTCACCGCTGCAAAGTTCCCGTTCACCAGCGCAAATATTGACTTTACGACAAAGGGAAGCGAACTGGCTGAACTCTATCACGATGCCATCGGCACGCTTGAAACCGACGAGACCAAGAGCACCGCGAAAGACGGCCATATTTATCCTTCTGTTATTAAGGATGTGTATGGTGAAAAGGTCGGCATCTTCGGCCTGACCACTGAGGATACCGTTGGGCTGTCCTCGCCGGGAGATCAAATCAGCTTCAAGGACCATGTGGAAAGCGCCAAAAAAACAGTAGCTATGCTGGAGGCGCAGGGCATCAACAAAATTATCGCCGTCACCCACCTGGGCTACACTGTAGATCAGGATTTGGCAAAGGCTGTGCCGGGAATTGACATCATCGTGGGCGGTCATTCGCATACGAAGATCGATAATCCCCCGGCCCCAATCGTCAATGCCGGCACCGGCAAAAATGTGCTGATCGTACAGACCGGTGAATACAGCCAGTTCCTTGGTGAACTGAATGTAACATTTGACAAAGACGGCGAAATTCTTGCTTACAACGGCAAGCTGCTTGACGTCAATCTGTTCGGCGAGGACAGCACGGCCAAAAAACTGCTTGCTCCCTATGATGCCAAACTTGCCATCGTACGCAACACTGTCGTCGGCTACTCGGACGTCGATCTTTATACTAACCGCATGATCGACGGCAAGTCCGTCCGGGTCGTGCGCCAGGAAGAAACGCCAATCGGCAACATGATTGCCGACAGCATCGCGGAGAAAGTCAGAGAGCTGATGCCAAACTTCGTATCGGCAACAGACCTCGCTTCCATCAAGGGTGTTGTCGCTATCCAGAATGGCGGCGGCATCCGCGCAGCCATCGACAAAGGTGACATTACGATGGGCGAAGTGCTGACCACGCTGCCGTTCGGCAACAGTCTGGCCGCTCTCAAAGTAACCGGTGCGGAAATCATCTCCTCCCTGGAGAACTCGGTCAGCGGACTAAGCTCGGATCAGGGCCGGTTTGCACAGGTTTCCGGGATGAAATATACGTATGATTCCACGAAGAAACCGGAAATTGTAGATTCGCTGACCGGTCAGGTAACCCAGGCCGGAGAACGCATAGTATCTGTGGAGATCCGGCAGACGGACGGTTCTTATCTGCCGATTGATCCGAATGCCTACTATCTCCTGTCCACGAACTCCTTCATGGCCGGGGGCGGTGACTTCTACCGCGCACTGGCCGGAGCTAAAGCAGACGGGCGGTATTATGAGCTGGGTCTTCCGGATTTTGAGGTTCTCTTATCTTATCTGAAGCTGCACCATGCAATTAACAGCAAGGTTGAGGGCCGGATTACCGATCTGAAGGGCACAACTCCTGGCCCTACACCGACACCTTCAACAACACCGACGCCGACTCCGACAGCAACGCCGACTCCGACTCCCACTTCGACTAGCCCATCGGGAGGAGGTGGCGGCACACCGGCAACGGCCGCACCAACGCCAACGCCTGGGGCAACCGCCTCTGCGCTGGCTCCGCCGCAGGTGACGACGATCACCGCAGCAGATCTGACCAGCAAGCTGGCGGCCCTGCCTGGCGGAACCAGTGAGCTGGTGATCCCGCTCAACGCTTCAAGCGGCGGAGCGCAGGTGGTGCTTCCGGGCAGCGTGCTTATGCAGCAGGCAGCTTCGAACCCGGCTGCCGTCCTTACGTTCACGGTACCTGGGGAGCTTCCTACTCACTTCCACTCCGTGTACTGA
- a CDS encoding aminoglycoside N(3)-acetyltransferase has product MEEVQGDLITVESLAADLRKLGVQEGMTLLLHSSFKSLGQWVAGGPVAVILALEQVLGAEGTLVMPTQSSDLTDPSGWSNPPVPEAWWQGIREHMPAYDPDLTLLRGMGVIPETFRKQKGVKRSSHPISSFAAWGRHRDEIIDGHALEYAFGEQSPLARIYDLKGSVLLLGIDSLSNTSLHLAEYRAEYAGKQEVTAGAPMLVDGARQWVEFRDYNWNSDDFAAIGRDFGQETGQITYGKVAAADAQLIPQREIVDYAVKWLEQRRE; this is encoded by the coding sequence GTGGAAGAAGTTCAAGGGGATTTAATTACTGTAGAGTCGCTGGCTGCGGATTTGCGGAAGCTGGGGGTGCAGGAGGGGATGACGCTGCTGCTGCATTCGTCCTTCAAATCGCTGGGGCAGTGGGTGGCAGGCGGGCCGGTGGCGGTTATTCTGGCGCTGGAGCAGGTGCTTGGGGCTGAAGGGACATTGGTGATGCCGACCCAGTCCTCGGACCTGACCGATCCGTCAGGCTGGAGCAACCCGCCGGTTCCGGAAGCATGGTGGCAGGGCATCCGGGAACATATGCCGGCCTATGACCCGGACCTTACGCTGCTGCGGGGGATGGGCGTGATTCCCGAAACCTTCCGCAAGCAAAAAGGTGTGAAGCGCAGCAGTCATCCGATAAGCTCTTTTGCCGCCTGGGGCAGGCACAGGGATGAGATTATCGATGGACATGCGCTGGAGTACGCTTTTGGTGAACAATCGCCTCTGGCCCGGATCTATGATCTGAAAGGAAGCGTACTGCTGCTCGGCATAGACAGCCTCAGCAATACCTCGCTGCATCTGGCCGAATACCGGGCGGAGTATGCCGGGAAGCAGGAAGTAACTGCGGGAGCGCCCATGCTGGTTGACGGGGCCAGGCAATGGGTAGAGTTCAGGGACTATAACTGGAATTCGGATGATTTTGCCGCCATTGGCAGGGACTTTGGACAAGAGACGGGACAGATTACATATGGAAAAGTTGCCGCAGCAGACGCCCAGCTCATTCCGCAGCGGGAGATCGTGGACTATGCGGTGAAGTGGCTGGAGCAGAGGCGGGAGTAA
- a CDS encoding S-layer homology domain-containing protein: MSLLQASASTLSSLNQALAAQGGPLTLAAPVMEFTVTAQAGSSSVSLNNFGSTYVKRTLIAPGVLNPQGSTAVSFDPATGKLSFVPSVFTGKPDGTTEVTIKRNSNSFYTVVKSGRTFGDITGHWAKASIDLLASKLIITGTSATAFQPSQMVTRAEFAALITRSLGLASMSSGVTFSDVGASAWYTDAVKTAAAAGLITGYTDGSFKPASPITRQEMAAIMAKAMKFTGKSLNAGPAALAKFSDASVIPAWSREAIAGIAAEGIIQGRPDGSFAPQALATRAEAATMLEKTLKSLQFIN; the protein is encoded by the coding sequence GTGTCCCTGCTGCAGGCAAGTGCTTCAACACTCAGCAGCCTGAATCAGGCTCTTGCGGCCCAGGGCGGCCCGCTTACCCTGGCTGCACCCGTGATGGAGTTTACAGTTACAGCACAGGCTGGAAGCAGCAGCGTTTCGCTGAACAATTTCGGCAGCACCTATGTGAAGCGGACCCTTATTGCACCAGGAGTGCTGAACCCGCAGGGTTCGACCGCTGTTTCGTTTGATCCGGCCACCGGCAAGCTGTCCTTCGTACCTTCGGTCTTCACCGGTAAGCCTGACGGAACCACCGAAGTTACGATCAAACGCAACAGCAACAGCTTTTACACCGTTGTGAAATCGGGCAGGACGTTCGGGGATATTACCGGGCACTGGGCCAAAGCCTCCATTGATCTGCTGGCCTCCAAGCTGATTATTACCGGTACGAGCGCTACCGCATTCCAGCCGTCGCAAATGGTGACCCGCGCGGAATTCGCGGCGCTGATTACCCGCTCCCTCGGACTTGCGTCCATGAGCAGCGGAGTCACCTTCAGTGATGTGGGGGCCAGTGCCTGGTATACGGATGCTGTGAAGACAGCCGCCGCCGCAGGCCTCATTACAGGCTATACCGACGGAAGCTTCAAGCCGGCCAGTCCGATTACCCGCCAGGAGATGGCCGCAATTATGGCCAAAGCCATGAAGTTTACGGGCAAATCCCTGAATGCCGGGCCTGCAGCATTGGCCAAATTCAGCGATGCTTCCGTCATTCCGGCCTGGTCCCGGGAGGCCATCGCCGGGATTGCTGCTGAAGGCATCATTCAGGGCAGACCGGACGGCTCGTTCGCACCACAGGCGCTGGCTACCCGGGCGGAAGCAGCAACGATGCTGGAGAAGACCCTAAAGTCGCTTCAATTTATCAATTAA